The following proteins are co-located in the Limanda limanda chromosome 5, fLimLim1.1, whole genome shotgun sequence genome:
- the golga3 gene encoding golgin subfamily A member 3 isoform X2, with translation MDIKTNQSEAVQMEASVFQEDLVIKSKDTEAHTIEGKTQLDQQGQDNTQNTKGNICNGPVSSGVMSNGDGLAEGFGATGHIRMNGSLHPTAPPQSTSSPVNSQTQEDSQGVAAYQPLMLEKSEGASAVVTVHTGDALQSLRLSMPMQETELSIANQKPSMEMENEERIRLDARRRLEEQLKQYRVQRHKERSHPTSSKPRPFSTLDPELMLHPEGLPRASTQAMTTEYSYMRTSVPRGPKLGSLGIPPSKERKSKSPRPSKIHSLADYKSPENDDGGGGGGGGGGGGVRTTDNTMTSLQSTISSVSTLSEVSVMSEGSTCEKDAQPGSPFQIGDNVSEIDGSESGTRPGNDGNDSDSSSYSSVSTRGTYAMLSAAVERQQGPYTVEGREIAAEAMGQFPSLQEVLQAASEEQHLLDLEQRREGTAEPRSRRDSFSSSVSLESSVMGHDEMLQVLKEKMRLAGQLESLSSEANQALKEKTELQAQLATVNAQLHVKNEEAQVSQDRRIALTSQVGTLRQNCGQLEKAMVELQGSLENKNASLASLSNDLKVAEDQYNRLMGKVEEMQNTVVIRDNTVQELRQQMGGLQNQLQQVQLERSTLQSRMKTSQAEIDSLQQVRQWYQQQLALAQEARVRLQGEMANMQAGQMNQFGTLEHLKLENVTLSHQLTESQHRSIKEKERIAVQLQSIEADMLTQEASFKQIQDAKTMVEDDLQHKLEEFEEEQERLLKLANTASTLERELEQVKLSLSQKDVQLQSLQKEHLELMRQLTTTQENLQTKEQSINQLEARYLELDAQLAELQAEGNAKDDNIQFLQNEKIVLEVALQAARADKSQLDEGAERLGEDVLVASDVLDQLRQDVQVKTNQIETLQQENSVLKKQAQKFKEQFQQQKVMVEAYRRDTSSKDQLISELKSTKKRLLTEVKDLKQELLGVEGEKQKAELEQVRLQKEVVRVQEQMCNMEAHLQTIQDERGQLELQVQSLQFDQNQLAAVTQDNEGLRKQVEQLEGEAKKAISEQKVRVKRLGTDLTSAQKEMKAKHKAYENAVGILSRRLQEALMEKEVTDAELVKLKAQVADGGNSQVLQDKIKALQEELQVVTSSKSMLERELQEVINLTSTELEDYQEKVMELEDELQESRCFKKRIRKLEDANKKLALELEHEKGKLVGLAQSHNTLREHSNILESALAKREADLVQLNLQVQAVLKRKEEEDQQMKQAVQTLQLSLEKEKTKVKDLKEQVAAAKAEAAHNRRHYRAAMLELSEIKKDLQAKEDLVKSLQRESLNLQAQDEQHAQEVSRFQEELSEAHSQLQILQKQLGEELAKQPLTHQEVEDLKWEVEQRQREIEAQRQQVEMMEQCHHRELDNLQTALGNIKVELESVQEELSGTRKDKFMLQAKVGELRNSMKTVLLQNQQFKQDLKQSRLRKRMELKSEGSPSNSVTPVKIPDCPVPASLLDELLKPSASVNKEPLNNLHNCLRQLKEEMDSLQKQMEEHTVTVHESVGTWTNTELGLQNNISESSTPQTDMVVNNNNEEEQQQS, from the exons ATGGATATTAAAACCAACCAGTCAGAAGCAGTACAAATGGAGGCCAGTGTTTTTCAAGAAGACCTAGTTATAAAATCCAAAGACACTGAAGCCCACACTATAGAAGGGAAAACACAATTGGACCAACAAGGACAGgataacacacaaaacacaaaagggAATATTTGTAATG GTCCTGTTAGTTCAGGGGTGATGTCAAATGGTGATGGACTGGCCGAAGGTTTTGGTGCTACAGGGCACATCCGTATGAACGGGTCTCTGCACCCGACAGCACCACCGCAGAGCACCAGCTCCCCTGTCAACTCCCAGACCCAAGAGGACTCCCAAGGTGTGGCTGCTTATCAACCCCTGATGCTAGAGAAGTCTGAGGGGGCTAGTGCTGTGGTCACGGTTCACACGGGTGATGCATTGCAGTCCCTCAGACTCAGTATGCCTATGCAGGAGACTGAATTGT CTATAGCCAACCAGAAGCCATCAATGGAGATGGAGAATGAGGAGAGGATTCGCCTGGATGCTCGCCGGCgcctggaggagcagctcaaACAGTACAGAGTCCAAAGACATAAGGAGAGG TCtcaccccacctcctccaagcCCAGGCCCTTCAGCACACTGGATCCAGAGCTCATGCTGCATCCTGAGGGTCTGCCCCGGGCCAGCACTCAAGCCATGACCACGGAATATTCCTACATGAGGACCAGTGTCCCACGTGGTCCCAAACTGGGTAGCTTGGGAATTCCACCCTCCAAGGAGAGGAAGTCCAAGTCACCCCGGCCCAGCAAGATTCACTCCTTGGCGGACTACAAGTCTCCTGAgaatgatgatggtggtggtggaggaggaggtggtggaggaggtggagtaaGGACAACAGACAACACAATGACCTCCCTCCAGTCCACCATTAGCTCTGTGTCCACGCTGTCTGAGGTTAGTGTGATGTCAGAGGGGAGCACCTGTGAGAAGGATGCACAGCCTGGCTCTCCGTTCCAAATCGGGGACAATGTCTCAGAAATTGACGGCAGCGAGTCGGGAACGAGGCCAGGGAACGACGGCAACGACAGCGACAGCTCGTCCTACAGCAGCGTGTCCACCAGGGGGACGTACGCTATGCTCTCTGCAGCAGTGGAAAGACAGCAGGGGCCCTACAcagtggaggggagggagaTCGCCGCTGAGGCCATGGGTCAGTTCCCTTCCCTGCAGGAGGTGCTGCAGGCGGCCAGCGAAGAGCAGCACCTGCTGGATCTGGAGCAGCGGAGAGAAGGGACAGCAGAGCCTCGGAGCCGCAGGGACAGTTTCTCCAGCAG tGTCTCTTTGGAGAGTTCAGTGATGGGCCATGATGAAATGCTCCAAGTGCTCAAAGAGAAAATGAGACTTGCGGGCCAGCTGGAGTCCTTGTCATCGGAGGCCAATCAG GCTCTCAAAGAGAAGACAGAGCTTCAGGCCCAGCTGGCTACAGTCAATGCTCAGCTGCATGTGAAGAATGAGGAGGCTCAGGTGAGCCAGGACAGACGGATCGCCCTCACTTCACAGGTTGGAACGCTGCGGCAGAACTGTGGCCAGCTAGAGAAAGCCATGGTGGAACTTCAGGGAAGTCTGGAAAACAAGAATGCCAGTCTAGCGTCATTAAGCAATGACCTGAAGGTGGCTGAGGATCAATACAACAGGCTGATggggaaggtggaggagatgCAAAACACTGTGGTCATAAGAGATAATACAG TTCAGGAGTTGCGTCAGCAGATGGGTGGTCTTcagaaccagctgcagcaggttcaGCTGGAGCGCAGCACCCTGCAGAGCAGGATGAAAACCTCCCAGGCTGAGATCGACTCGCTCCAGCAGGTCAGACAGTGGTACCAGCAGCAGCTGGCACTGGCCCAGGAGGCTAGGGTACGACTGCAAGGAGAAATGGCCAACATGCAG GCTGGACAGATGAATCAGTTTGGTACTCTGGAACATCTGAAGCTGGAGAATGTGACACTGTCTCACCAGCTCACTGAGTCGCAACATCGCTCCATCAAAGAAAAAGAGCGTATCGCTGTTCAGCTGCAGAGCATTGAG GCTGACATGCTGACCCAGGAAGCATCTTTCAAGCAAATCCAGGATGCAAAGACCATGGTGGAAGACGACCTGCAGCACAAACTGGAGGAGTTTGAGGAAGAGCAAGAGCGCTTATTAAAACTGGCCAACACAGCCAGCACCCTGGAGAGGGAACTTGAGCAG GTGAAGTTGAGCCTTTCCCAGAAGGACGTGCAGCTGCAGTCACTCCAGAAAGAACATCTGGAGCTGATGCGCCAGCTGACAACCACTCAGGAGAACCTGCAAACCAAAGAGCAGTCCATCAACCAGCTAGAGGCCCGCTACCTGGAGCTGGATGCCCAGCTGGCTGAGCTGCAGGCAGAGGGCAACGCAAAGGACGACAACATCCAGTTCCTCCAGAACGAGAAGATTGTCCTGGAGGTAGCGCTTCAAGCAGCACGGGCCGACAAGAGTCAGCTTGACGAGGGCGCTGAGCGGCTCGGAGAGGATGTTCTGGTGGCATCAGATGTCTTAGATCAGCTCAGACAGGACGTCCAGGTCAAAACCAACCAG ATTGAAACTCTCCAACAAGAAAATAGTGTCCTGAAAAAACAAGCTCAGAAATTTAAGGAGCAGTTCCAACAGCAGAAG GTGATGGTGGAAGCTTACCGCCGGGACACCAGCTCCAAAGACCAGCTGATCAGTGAGCTCAAGTCCACCAAAAAGCGTCTGTTGACGGAGGTGAAGGACCTGAAGCAGGAGCTGCTGGGCGTCGAGGGGGAGAAGCAGAAGGCCGAGTTAGAACAGGTCCGGCTGCAGAAGGAGGTGGTGAGAGTCCAGGAGCAGATGTGTAACATGGAGGCTCATCTGCAAACCATTCAGGATGAAAGGGGTCAACTAGAACTGCAGGTCCAG TCTCTACAGTTTGACCAGAATCAGCTAGCAGCAGTGACGCAAGACAACGAGGGCCTCAGGAAACAGGTGGAGCAACTGGAGGGTGAAGCCAAAAA GGCCATCTCAGAGCAGAAGGTGCGTGTTAAGCGGCTGGGCACGGATTTGACCAGTGCTCAGAAGGAGATGAAGGCCAAACATAAGGCCTACGAGAACGCCGTGGGCATCCTGAGCAGGAGGCTCCAAGAGGCCCTGATGGAAAAGGAGGTGACCGACGCAGAACTGGTCAAACTCAAGGCCCAGGTGGCTGATGGGGGAAACAGCCAGGTCTTACAG GATAAGATAAAGGCTCTgcaagaggagctgcaggttgtGACCAGCAGCAAGTCTATGCTCGAAAGGGAGCTGCAGGAAGTGATTAACCTCACCTCCACAGAGCTGGAGGATTACCAGGAGAAGGTGATGGAGCTCGAGGATGAG CTTCAAGAGTCACGGTGCTTCAAGAAGCGGATCAGGAAGTTAGAAGATGCCAACAAGAAGCTAGCACTTGAGCTGGAGCATGAAAAAGGGAAATTGGTTGGATTGGCACAGTCCCACAATACACTGCGGGAGCATTCCAACATTTTGGAGTCTGCCCTCGCCAAGAGGGAAGCAGATCTTGTCCAACTCAACTTAcag GTCCAAGCTGTTCTGAAGCGtaaagaagaggaggaccagCAAATGAAGCAGGCAGTACAAACTCTGCAGCTTTCcttggaaaaagagaaaaccaaAGTCAAGGACCTGAAGGAACAG GTGGCAGCAGCAAAGGCTGAGGCAGCCCACAATAGACGGCACTACAGGGCGGCCATGCTGGAGCTGTCGGAGATCAAGAAGGACCTGCAGGCCAAAGAGGACCTGGTCAAATCACTGCAGAGGGAATCACTCAACCTACA GGCTCAGGATGAACAGCATGCTCAGGAGGTTTCTCGGTTCCAGGAGGAGCTGAGTGAGGCTCATTCACAGCTCCAGATCCTCCAGAAACAACTGGGCGAGGAACTGGCCAAGCAGCCGCTCACTCACCAAGAG GTTGAAGACCTGAAGTGGGAGGTGgagcagaggcagagggagattGAAGCTCAGCGCCAGCAGGTGGAGATGATGGAGCAGTGTCATCACAGGGAGCTGGACAACCTACAGACAGCTCTGGGG AACATCAAGGTGGAGCTGGAGTCagtgcaggaggagctgagcgGCACCAGGAAGGACAAGTTTATGCTGCAGGCCAAAGTGGGTGAACTGAGGAACAGCATGAAGACTGTCCTGCTGCAGAACCAGCAATTCAAACAGGACCTCAAACAGAGCCGCCTGAGGAAG CGGATGGAGCTGAAGAGTGAGGGGAGCCCATCCAACTCTGTGACACCAGTGAAGATCCCAGACTGCCCAGTGCCTGCCTCCCTCCTGGATGAGTTACTGAAACCATCAGCATCTGTCAACAAGGAGCCCCTCAACAACCTGCACAACTGTCTCCGGCAGCTCAA gGAGGAGATGGACAGCCTCCAGAAGCAGATGGAGGAACACACAGTGACAGTACATGAGTCAGTGGGCACATGGACAAACACAGAACTGGGACTTCAGAACAACATCTCAGAATCATCAACACCGCAAACCGACATGGtggtaaacaacaacaatgaagaAGAACAGCAGCAATCATAA
- the golga3 gene encoding golgin subfamily A member 3 isoform X1 — MDIKTNQSEAVQMEASVFQEDLVIKSKDTEAHTIEGKTQLDQQGQDNTQNTKGNICNGPVSSGVMSNGDGLAEGFGATGHIRMNGSLHPTAPPQSTSSPVNSQTQEDSQGVAAYQPLMLEKSEGASAVVTVHTGDALQSLRLSMPMQETELSIANQKPSMEMENEERIRLDARRRLEEQLKQYRVQRHKERSHPTSSKPRPFSTLDPELMLHPEGLPRASTQAMTTEYSYMRTSVPRGPKLGSLGIPPSKERKSKSPRPSKIHSLADYKSPENDDGGGGGGGGGGGGVRTTDNTMTSLQSTISSVSTLSEVSVMSEGSTCEKDAQPGSPFQIGDNVSEIDGSESGTRPGNDGNDSDSSSYSSVSTRGTYAMLSAAVERQQGPYTVEGREIAAEAMGQFPSLQEVLQAASEEQHLLDLEQRREGTAEPRSRRDSFSSSVSLESSVMGHDEMLQVLKEKMRLAGQLESLSSEANQALKEKTELQAQLATVNAQLHVKNEEAQVSQDRRIALTSQVGTLRQNCGQLEKAMVELQGSLENKNASLASLSNDLKVAEDQYNRLMGKVEEMQNTVVIRDNTVQELRQQMGGLQNQLQQVQLERSTLQSRMKTSQAEIDSLQQVRQWYQQQLALAQEARVRLQGEMANMQAGQMNQFGTLEHLKLENVTLSHQLTESQHRSIKEKERIAVQLQSIEADMLTQEASFKQIQDAKTMVEDDLQHKLEEFEEEQERLLKLANTASTLERELEQVKLSLSQKDVQLQSLQKEHLELMRQLTTTQENLQTKEQSINQLEARYLELDAQLAELQAEGNAKDDNIQFLQNEKIVLEVALQAARADKSQLDEGAERLGEDVLVASDVLDQLRQDVQVKTNQIETLQQENSVLKKQAQKFKEQFQQQKVMVEAYRRDTSSKDQLISELKSTKKRLLTEVKDLKQELLGVEGEKQKAELEQVRLQKEVVRVQEQMCNMEAHLQTIQDERGQLELQVQSLQFDQNQLAAVTQDNEGLRKQVEQLEGEAKKAISEQKVRVKRLGTDLTSAQKEMKAKHKAYENAVGILSRRLQEALMEKEVTDAELVKLKAQVADGGNSQVLQDKIKALQEELQVVTSSKSMLERELQEVINLTSTELEDYQEKVMELEDELQESRCFKKRIRKLEDANKKLALELEHEKGKLVGLAQSHNTLREHSNILESALAKREADLVQLNLQVQAVLKRKEEEDQQMKQAVQTLQLSLEKEKTKVKDLKEQVAAAKAEAAHNRRHYRAAMLELSEIKKDLQAKEDLVKSLQRESLNLQAQDEQHAQEVSRFQEELSEAHSQLQILQKQLGEELAKQPLTHQEVEDLKWEVEQRQREIEAQRQQVEMMEQCHHRELDNLQTALGNIKVELESVQEELSGTRKDKFMLQAKVGELRNSMKTVLLQNQQFKQDLKQSRLRKQRMELKSEGSPSNSVTPVKIPDCPVPASLLDELLKPSASVNKEPLNNLHNCLRQLKEEMDSLQKQMEEHTVTVHESVGTWTNTELGLQNNISESSTPQTDMVVNNNNEEEQQQS, encoded by the exons ATGGATATTAAAACCAACCAGTCAGAAGCAGTACAAATGGAGGCCAGTGTTTTTCAAGAAGACCTAGTTATAAAATCCAAAGACACTGAAGCCCACACTATAGAAGGGAAAACACAATTGGACCAACAAGGACAGgataacacacaaaacacaaaagggAATATTTGTAATG GTCCTGTTAGTTCAGGGGTGATGTCAAATGGTGATGGACTGGCCGAAGGTTTTGGTGCTACAGGGCACATCCGTATGAACGGGTCTCTGCACCCGACAGCACCACCGCAGAGCACCAGCTCCCCTGTCAACTCCCAGACCCAAGAGGACTCCCAAGGTGTGGCTGCTTATCAACCCCTGATGCTAGAGAAGTCTGAGGGGGCTAGTGCTGTGGTCACGGTTCACACGGGTGATGCATTGCAGTCCCTCAGACTCAGTATGCCTATGCAGGAGACTGAATTGT CTATAGCCAACCAGAAGCCATCAATGGAGATGGAGAATGAGGAGAGGATTCGCCTGGATGCTCGCCGGCgcctggaggagcagctcaaACAGTACAGAGTCCAAAGACATAAGGAGAGG TCtcaccccacctcctccaagcCCAGGCCCTTCAGCACACTGGATCCAGAGCTCATGCTGCATCCTGAGGGTCTGCCCCGGGCCAGCACTCAAGCCATGACCACGGAATATTCCTACATGAGGACCAGTGTCCCACGTGGTCCCAAACTGGGTAGCTTGGGAATTCCACCCTCCAAGGAGAGGAAGTCCAAGTCACCCCGGCCCAGCAAGATTCACTCCTTGGCGGACTACAAGTCTCCTGAgaatgatgatggtggtggtggaggaggaggtggtggaggaggtggagtaaGGACAACAGACAACACAATGACCTCCCTCCAGTCCACCATTAGCTCTGTGTCCACGCTGTCTGAGGTTAGTGTGATGTCAGAGGGGAGCACCTGTGAGAAGGATGCACAGCCTGGCTCTCCGTTCCAAATCGGGGACAATGTCTCAGAAATTGACGGCAGCGAGTCGGGAACGAGGCCAGGGAACGACGGCAACGACAGCGACAGCTCGTCCTACAGCAGCGTGTCCACCAGGGGGACGTACGCTATGCTCTCTGCAGCAGTGGAAAGACAGCAGGGGCCCTACAcagtggaggggagggagaTCGCCGCTGAGGCCATGGGTCAGTTCCCTTCCCTGCAGGAGGTGCTGCAGGCGGCCAGCGAAGAGCAGCACCTGCTGGATCTGGAGCAGCGGAGAGAAGGGACAGCAGAGCCTCGGAGCCGCAGGGACAGTTTCTCCAGCAG tGTCTCTTTGGAGAGTTCAGTGATGGGCCATGATGAAATGCTCCAAGTGCTCAAAGAGAAAATGAGACTTGCGGGCCAGCTGGAGTCCTTGTCATCGGAGGCCAATCAG GCTCTCAAAGAGAAGACAGAGCTTCAGGCCCAGCTGGCTACAGTCAATGCTCAGCTGCATGTGAAGAATGAGGAGGCTCAGGTGAGCCAGGACAGACGGATCGCCCTCACTTCACAGGTTGGAACGCTGCGGCAGAACTGTGGCCAGCTAGAGAAAGCCATGGTGGAACTTCAGGGAAGTCTGGAAAACAAGAATGCCAGTCTAGCGTCATTAAGCAATGACCTGAAGGTGGCTGAGGATCAATACAACAGGCTGATggggaaggtggaggagatgCAAAACACTGTGGTCATAAGAGATAATACAG TTCAGGAGTTGCGTCAGCAGATGGGTGGTCTTcagaaccagctgcagcaggttcaGCTGGAGCGCAGCACCCTGCAGAGCAGGATGAAAACCTCCCAGGCTGAGATCGACTCGCTCCAGCAGGTCAGACAGTGGTACCAGCAGCAGCTGGCACTGGCCCAGGAGGCTAGGGTACGACTGCAAGGAGAAATGGCCAACATGCAG GCTGGACAGATGAATCAGTTTGGTACTCTGGAACATCTGAAGCTGGAGAATGTGACACTGTCTCACCAGCTCACTGAGTCGCAACATCGCTCCATCAAAGAAAAAGAGCGTATCGCTGTTCAGCTGCAGAGCATTGAG GCTGACATGCTGACCCAGGAAGCATCTTTCAAGCAAATCCAGGATGCAAAGACCATGGTGGAAGACGACCTGCAGCACAAACTGGAGGAGTTTGAGGAAGAGCAAGAGCGCTTATTAAAACTGGCCAACACAGCCAGCACCCTGGAGAGGGAACTTGAGCAG GTGAAGTTGAGCCTTTCCCAGAAGGACGTGCAGCTGCAGTCACTCCAGAAAGAACATCTGGAGCTGATGCGCCAGCTGACAACCACTCAGGAGAACCTGCAAACCAAAGAGCAGTCCATCAACCAGCTAGAGGCCCGCTACCTGGAGCTGGATGCCCAGCTGGCTGAGCTGCAGGCAGAGGGCAACGCAAAGGACGACAACATCCAGTTCCTCCAGAACGAGAAGATTGTCCTGGAGGTAGCGCTTCAAGCAGCACGGGCCGACAAGAGTCAGCTTGACGAGGGCGCTGAGCGGCTCGGAGAGGATGTTCTGGTGGCATCAGATGTCTTAGATCAGCTCAGACAGGACGTCCAGGTCAAAACCAACCAG ATTGAAACTCTCCAACAAGAAAATAGTGTCCTGAAAAAACAAGCTCAGAAATTTAAGGAGCAGTTCCAACAGCAGAAG GTGATGGTGGAAGCTTACCGCCGGGACACCAGCTCCAAAGACCAGCTGATCAGTGAGCTCAAGTCCACCAAAAAGCGTCTGTTGACGGAGGTGAAGGACCTGAAGCAGGAGCTGCTGGGCGTCGAGGGGGAGAAGCAGAAGGCCGAGTTAGAACAGGTCCGGCTGCAGAAGGAGGTGGTGAGAGTCCAGGAGCAGATGTGTAACATGGAGGCTCATCTGCAAACCATTCAGGATGAAAGGGGTCAACTAGAACTGCAGGTCCAG TCTCTACAGTTTGACCAGAATCAGCTAGCAGCAGTGACGCAAGACAACGAGGGCCTCAGGAAACAGGTGGAGCAACTGGAGGGTGAAGCCAAAAA GGCCATCTCAGAGCAGAAGGTGCGTGTTAAGCGGCTGGGCACGGATTTGACCAGTGCTCAGAAGGAGATGAAGGCCAAACATAAGGCCTACGAGAACGCCGTGGGCATCCTGAGCAGGAGGCTCCAAGAGGCCCTGATGGAAAAGGAGGTGACCGACGCAGAACTGGTCAAACTCAAGGCCCAGGTGGCTGATGGGGGAAACAGCCAGGTCTTACAG GATAAGATAAAGGCTCTgcaagaggagctgcaggttgtGACCAGCAGCAAGTCTATGCTCGAAAGGGAGCTGCAGGAAGTGATTAACCTCACCTCCACAGAGCTGGAGGATTACCAGGAGAAGGTGATGGAGCTCGAGGATGAG CTTCAAGAGTCACGGTGCTTCAAGAAGCGGATCAGGAAGTTAGAAGATGCCAACAAGAAGCTAGCACTTGAGCTGGAGCATGAAAAAGGGAAATTGGTTGGATTGGCACAGTCCCACAATACACTGCGGGAGCATTCCAACATTTTGGAGTCTGCCCTCGCCAAGAGGGAAGCAGATCTTGTCCAACTCAACTTAcag GTCCAAGCTGTTCTGAAGCGtaaagaagaggaggaccagCAAATGAAGCAGGCAGTACAAACTCTGCAGCTTTCcttggaaaaagagaaaaccaaAGTCAAGGACCTGAAGGAACAG GTGGCAGCAGCAAAGGCTGAGGCAGCCCACAATAGACGGCACTACAGGGCGGCCATGCTGGAGCTGTCGGAGATCAAGAAGGACCTGCAGGCCAAAGAGGACCTGGTCAAATCACTGCAGAGGGAATCACTCAACCTACA GGCTCAGGATGAACAGCATGCTCAGGAGGTTTCTCGGTTCCAGGAGGAGCTGAGTGAGGCTCATTCACAGCTCCAGATCCTCCAGAAACAACTGGGCGAGGAACTGGCCAAGCAGCCGCTCACTCACCAAGAG GTTGAAGACCTGAAGTGGGAGGTGgagcagaggcagagggagattGAAGCTCAGCGCCAGCAGGTGGAGATGATGGAGCAGTGTCATCACAGGGAGCTGGACAACCTACAGACAGCTCTGGGG AACATCAAGGTGGAGCTGGAGTCagtgcaggaggagctgagcgGCACCAGGAAGGACAAGTTTATGCTGCAGGCCAAAGTGGGTGAACTGAGGAACAGCATGAAGACTGTCCTGCTGCAGAACCAGCAATTCAAACAGGACCTCAAACAGAGCCGCCTGAGGAAG CAGCGGATGGAGCTGAAGAGTGAGGGGAGCCCATCCAACTCTGTGACACCAGTGAAGATCCCAGACTGCCCAGTGCCTGCCTCCCTCCTGGATGAGTTACTGAAACCATCAGCATCTGTCAACAAGGAGCCCCTCAACAACCTGCACAACTGTCTCCGGCAGCTCAA gGAGGAGATGGACAGCCTCCAGAAGCAGATGGAGGAACACACAGTGACAGTACATGAGTCAGTGGGCACATGGACAAACACAGAACTGGGACTTCAGAACAACATCTCAGAATCATCAACACCGCAAACCGACATGGtggtaaacaacaacaatgaagaAGAACAGCAGCAATCATAA